One segment of Polypterus senegalus isolate Bchr_013 chromosome 8, ASM1683550v1, whole genome shotgun sequence DNA contains the following:
- the scaf11 gene encoding protein SCAF11 isoform X3 yields the protein MLKKINIKYISASVSFMPVADLIYCSCGWKLLVERTACSQQSKENFSHVSPSLGQADGVSVFSENCIEFLDVYEDEPILRQKRRRLEASVLPWLSFPSSCAAVELESQSSYSQEMINLYSWRLPNAVRPMASGQFDFLVKECAVTCSKGDERKNTRAAGARGSKKKAESTTSRRRSTRNSKTEEPTSPQNPSSPPPNNSDSDTSVTNSATKTGGAAKKAGKRGVKRRPTKNTEDGKTGKARRETRYSSKKLRSCSSPEVSDEEVEETEQEESKLESLEENSSISQIVPSGEEQNTNGENTESNKLSDEEGSGDETINEDAPETNKIVNSNNEPECVLQKDDTIPSSEAESSEDPDEQKMENELCSLSTDEHQTDQEIQSAEEQLDSISQNAEYSAACLDTDTQPESPDDEKEMSLCSESPPSPIESDTDSPCARPADDTDMSFHSVEHQYSPIEEETKNVEVETNSKEKMDIKIDSPVSDDQNDTILLDKAPEGTEVACNLEEIEGSTHCESKEFDTINEKTEQEPFEDESVSNKNEPTINTINVPEKCLIQEEENTVIEPFSQDDNEMVPMECDSPNSENCESQTEKDEQGDSPKTEITPNTNKQEQISDNKLKSPDEIPVAEPKEPEKKEGRQRKSRFHSPSTTWSPDKEGKKERRQSRSRSRGRESPPPRRRSRSRSRERDREGDKDVQRGDSFRRDRSRERDRDRERRGRRRSRSRSRSRSRTFSKVSSSDRTEHGGHSPRRRDKFQNNNWRNSRGNEWHRRSDQDRHDTFVKDVTETDSGSSSEVSYDRNRTENPDWVKDRIKADNDVRNRDSSSETRWEEPRMDHSGDNWNRNFSSVWRSDRGRGRGRGGFRGGFGHRDQTENRWQARNSFSGMQNNSGNDSYNRFNENRTNRRKGEQEFTAEPPVDRSGWSSASSWAVRRTLPADVQNYYSRRGRNSGGPQSGWMRQEEETPVQEKTFTEPPPSQPNESQPLPPVNVIHPVNVMPQPLNPPPMSAPPPMNAPPPPINVPPPMSGPPPMNAPPPVNAPPPMNAPPPSVNMLPFPMNVPPPPPPPGMNMQPNPFNLPHQLPVHLHSAVPLMQVPPPVTQGLPPPPPPPPPSQQSNTVASQSEGKQTQVVTSAPGNKFSAPVIPNPPKAPANTPGNATQGASNVVLPSSTTQTAGKPLVNKEVAKPDVNVDSCNKEKRLQIQELAVNEVKLAIKPYYQNKDITKDEYKEIVRKAVDKVCHSKSGEVNTEKVANLVKAYVDKYKHTRKIKTEEPGKI from the exons TATAGAGTTCTTAGATGTATATGAAGATGAACCCATTTTAAGACAAAAGAGGCGACGGCTAGAAGCATCAGTTCTTCCATGGTTATCATTTCCTTCATCTTGTGCAGCAGTTGAGCTGGAAAG CCAAAGTTCTTATTCACAAGAAATGATCAACTTATATTCTTGGCGATTACCAAATGCAGTGAGACCTATGGCATCTGGACAATTTG ATTTTCTTGTTAAAGAATGTGCAGTAACGTGTTCCAAGGGTGACGAGAGAAAAAACACAAGGGCAGCAGGAGCACGAGGTTCAAAGAAAAAAGCTGAGAGTACAACATCCAGAAGACGGTCAACAAGAAACAGCAAAACGGAGGAGCCTACATCACCTCAAAATCCAAGTTCACCTCCCCCTAACAATTCAGATTCTGATACTTCAGTCACAAATAGTGCAACAAAAACAGGTGGTGCTGCTAAAAAAGCTGGAAAGCGAGGTGTGAAGCGTAGGCCTACGAAAAATACTGAGGATGGTAAAACAGGAAAGGCAAGAAGAGAAACTAGATATTCATCAAAGAAACTCCGTTCTTGTAGTAGTCCTGAAGTTAGTGACGAAGAAGTAGAAGAAACTGAACAGGAAGAATCAAAGCTGGAATCATTAGAAGAAAACTCCAGCATTTCTCAGATAGTTCCTTCAGGGGAGGAGCAAAATACTAATGGAGAAAATACTGAGTCAAACAAGCTGTCAGATGAGGAAGGTAGTGGTGATGAAACTATAAATGAAGACGCACCTGAGACCAATAAAATAGTTAACAGCAATAATGAGCCAGAATGTGTGCTTCAAAAAGATGACACCATCCCTTCTTCTGAAGCAGAAAGTTCTGAAGACCCAGATgaacagaaaatggaaaatgaattatGTTCATTATCTACTGATGAACATCAAACTGATCAGGAGATTCAAAGTGCTGAGGAACAGCTTGACTCCATTTCCCAAAATGCTGAATATTCTGCAGCATGTTTAGATACTGACACACAACCTGAATCTCCCGATGATGAAAAGGAAATGTCTCTTTGCAGTGAATCTCCACCCTCACCAATTGAAAGTGACACAGATTCACCATGTGCACGTCCAGCAGATGACACAGATATGAGTTTTCATAGTGTTGAACACCAATACTCTCCTATAGAGGAGGAAACTAAAAATGTGGAAGTTGAAActaacagtaaagaaaaaatggACATAAAAATAGATTCTCCAGTTTCTGATGATCAAAATGACACAATTTTACTTGACAAGGCACCTGAGGGCACAGAAGTAGCCTGTaatttggaggaaatagagggcAGTACACATTGTGAAAGTAAGGAATTTGATACCATTAATGAGAAAACTGAACAAGAACCATTTGAAGATGAAAGTGTTTCAAATAAGAATGAACCAACTATTAATACTATAAATGTACCTGAAAAGTGTCTCATTCAGGAAGAAGAAAACACAGTAATTGAACCTTTTTCTCAAGATGACAATGAAATGGTCCCAATGGAATGTGATTCTCCTAACAGTGAAAATTGTGAATCGCAGACTGAAAAAGATGAGCAAGGAGACAGCCCGAAAACAGAGATAACACCAAATACCAATAAACAAGAGCAGATATCTGACAATAAATTGAAATCTCCTGATGAGATACCTGTAGCAGAACCAAAGGAGCCAGAGAAGAAAGAGGGAAGGCAAAGAAAATCTAGATTTCATTCACCATCTACAACCTGGTCACCAGATAAAGAGGGAAAGAAGGAGCGTAGGCAATCAAGGTCAAGATCAAGAGGCCGTGAATCTCCTCCTCCTAGGCGTAGATCACGATCACGAAGTAGGGAAAGGGATCGGGAAGGTGACAAGGATGTGCAGAGGGGAGACAGTTTTAGAAGGGATCgcagcagagagagagacagagacagagaaagaagagGTCGAAGACGCTCCCGCTCCAGAAGCAGATCTCGATCTAGAACATTTAGTAAAGTATCCTCATCAGACCGTACTGAGCATGGTGGTCATTCACCCCGAAGAAGAGACAAGTTTCAAAATAACAACTGGAGAAATTCAAGGGGAAATGAATGGCACCGGAGAAGTGACCAGGACAGGCATGATACATTTGTCAAAGATGTGACTGAAACAGATAGTGGAAGTTCTTCTGAAGTTTCTTATGACAGAAATAGAACTGAAAATCCTGACTGggtaaaagacagaataaaagcTGATAATGATGTTAGGAATAGGGATTCAAGCAGTGAAACTAGATGGGAAGAACCAAGAATGGATCATTCAGGTGACAACTGGAACAGAAATTTCAGTTCAGTATGGCGATCTGATCGTGGGCGTGGGCGTGGACGAGGTGGCTTTAGAGGAGGTTTTGGTCACAGAGATCAAACAGAAAATCGATGGCAAGCAAGAAATTCTTTCTCAGGGATGCAAAATAATTCAGGGAATGACTCTTACAATAGGTTTAATGAAAATCGAACCAATAGACGTAAAGGTGAACAAGAGTTTACAGCTGAGCCCCCAGTGGATCGTTCAGGTTGGTCCTCTGCCTCTAGCTGGGCAGTACGAAGAACTCTTCCAGCTGATGTACAAAATTACTATTCGAGAAGAGGAAGGAATTCAGGAGGTCCTCAGAGTGGATGGATGCGACAGGAAGAGGAAACTCCTGTTCAAG aaaaaacCTTCACAGAGCCTCCACCTAGCCAGCCGAATGAAAGTCAGCCACTACCACCAGTAAATGTGATTCATCCAGTGAATGTAATGCCACAACCTTTGAATCCTCCTCCAATGAGTGCCCCTCCACCTATGAATGCTCCTCCTCCTCCAATCAATGTTCCCCCTCCAATGAGTGGCCCTCCACCAATGAATGCTCCACCACCCGTAAATGCCCCTCCACCAATGAATGCCCCGCCTCCATCAGTGAACATGTTACCCTTTCCAATGAATGttcctccaccaccaccaccaccaggaaTGAACATGCAACCTAATCCATTCAACCTGCCCCATCAGTTACCAGTGCACCTACATTCTGCAGTACCTCTGATGCAGGTGCCCCCTCCTGTAACTCAAGGTCTGCCACCTCCTCCCCCCCCTCCACCACCTTCCCAACAGTCAAACACTGTTGCATCACAGTCAGAAGGAAAACAGACCCAG gtggtgacCAGTGCCCCAGGTAACAAGTTTAGTGCTCCTGTGATCCCCAATCCACCTAAAGCTCCAGCAAACACTCCAGGGAATGCAACACAAGGCGCATCAAATGTAGTTCTTCCATCATCAACTACCCAAACAGCTGGAAAACCCTTGGTGAACAAAGAAGTGGCAAAACCTGACGTAAATGTGGATAGCTGCAATAAAGAAAAG AGGTTACAAATACAGGAATTGGCGGTTAATGAAGTAAAATTAGCAATCAAACCTTACTATCAAAATAAAGATATTACTAAGGATGAATATAAAGAGATTGTCCGCAAGGCAGTAGATAAG gtttgCCATAGCAAGAGTGGAGAAGTAAATACTGAAAAAGTTGCAAATCTGGTGAAAGCTTATGTTGATAAATACAAACATACACGCAAAATCAAGACTGAGGAACCTGGAAAAATCTGA
- the scaf11 gene encoding protein SCAF11 isoform X2 translates to MKDCLQDYNTIPVKKKLNQVEVEYSCKKKIIKFTNETSRRRLQEPLDFKSSTSVICQKNKKAGLPGQRNKVERTACSQQSKENFSHVSPSLGQADGVSVFSENCIEFLDVYEDEPILRQKRRRLEASVLPWLSFPSSCAAVELESQSSYSQEMINLYSWRLPNAVRPMASGQFDFLVKECAVTCSKGDERKNTRAAGARGSKKKAESTTSRRRSTRNSKTEEPTSPQNPSSPPPNNSDSDTSVTNSATKTGGAAKKAGKRGVKRRPTKNTEDGKTGKARRETRYSSKKLRSCSSPEVSDEEVEETEQEESKLESLEENSSISQIVPSGEEQNTNGENTESNKLSDEEGSGDETINEDAPETNKIVNSNNEPECVLQKDDTIPSSEAESSEDPDEQKMENELCSLSTDEHQTDQEIQSAEEQLDSISQNAEYSAACLDTDTQPESPDDEKEMSLCSESPPSPIESDTDSPCARPADDTDMSFHSVEHQYSPIEEETKNVEVETNSKEKMDIKIDSPVSDDQNDTILLDKAPEGTEVACNLEEIEGSTHCESKEFDTINEKTEQEPFEDESVSNKNEPTINTINVPEKCLIQEEENTVIEPFSQDDNEMVPMECDSPNSENCESQTEKDEQGDSPKTEITPNTNKQEQISDNKLKSPDEIPVAEPKEPEKKEGRQRKSRFHSPSTTWSPDKEGKKERRQSRSRSRGRESPPPRRRSRSRSRERDREGDKDVQRGDSFRRDRSRERDRDRERRGRRRSRSRSRSRSRTFSKVSSSDRTEHGGHSPRRRDKFQNNNWRNSRGNEWHRRSDQDRHDTFVKDVTETDSGSSSEVSYDRNRTENPDWVKDRIKADNDVRNRDSSSETRWEEPRMDHSGDNWNRNFSSVWRSDRGRGRGRGGFRGGFGHRDQTENRWQARNSFSGMQNNSGNDSYNRFNENRTNRRKGEQEFTAEPPVDRSGWSSASSWAVRRTLPADVQNYYSRRGRNSGGPQSGWMRQEEETPVQEKTFTEPPPSQPNESQPLPPVNVIHPVNVMPQPLNPPPMSAPPPMNAPPPPINVPPPMSGPPPMNAPPPVNAPPPMNAPPPSVNMLPFPMNVPPPPPPPGMNMQPNPFNLPHQLPVHLHSAVPLMQVPPPVTQGLPPPPPPPPPSQQSNTVASQSEGKQTQVVTSAPGNKFSAPVIPNPPKAPANTPGNATQGASNVVLPSSTTQTAGKPLVNKEVAKPDVNVDSCNKEKRLQIQELAVNEVKLAIKPYYQNKDITKDEYKEIVRKAVDKVCHSKSGEVNTEKVANLVKAYVDKYKHTRKIKTEEPGKI, encoded by the exons TATAGAGTTCTTAGATGTATATGAAGATGAACCCATTTTAAGACAAAAGAGGCGACGGCTAGAAGCATCAGTTCTTCCATGGTTATCATTTCCTTCATCTTGTGCAGCAGTTGAGCTGGAAAG CCAAAGTTCTTATTCACAAGAAATGATCAACTTATATTCTTGGCGATTACCAAATGCAGTGAGACCTATGGCATCTGGACAATTTG ATTTTCTTGTTAAAGAATGTGCAGTAACGTGTTCCAAGGGTGACGAGAGAAAAAACACAAGGGCAGCAGGAGCACGAGGTTCAAAGAAAAAAGCTGAGAGTACAACATCCAGAAGACGGTCAACAAGAAACAGCAAAACGGAGGAGCCTACATCACCTCAAAATCCAAGTTCACCTCCCCCTAACAATTCAGATTCTGATACTTCAGTCACAAATAGTGCAACAAAAACAGGTGGTGCTGCTAAAAAAGCTGGAAAGCGAGGTGTGAAGCGTAGGCCTACGAAAAATACTGAGGATGGTAAAACAGGAAAGGCAAGAAGAGAAACTAGATATTCATCAAAGAAACTCCGTTCTTGTAGTAGTCCTGAAGTTAGTGACGAAGAAGTAGAAGAAACTGAACAGGAAGAATCAAAGCTGGAATCATTAGAAGAAAACTCCAGCATTTCTCAGATAGTTCCTTCAGGGGAGGAGCAAAATACTAATGGAGAAAATACTGAGTCAAACAAGCTGTCAGATGAGGAAGGTAGTGGTGATGAAACTATAAATGAAGACGCACCTGAGACCAATAAAATAGTTAACAGCAATAATGAGCCAGAATGTGTGCTTCAAAAAGATGACACCATCCCTTCTTCTGAAGCAGAAAGTTCTGAAGACCCAGATgaacagaaaatggaaaatgaattatGTTCATTATCTACTGATGAACATCAAACTGATCAGGAGATTCAAAGTGCTGAGGAACAGCTTGACTCCATTTCCCAAAATGCTGAATATTCTGCAGCATGTTTAGATACTGACACACAACCTGAATCTCCCGATGATGAAAAGGAAATGTCTCTTTGCAGTGAATCTCCACCCTCACCAATTGAAAGTGACACAGATTCACCATGTGCACGTCCAGCAGATGACACAGATATGAGTTTTCATAGTGTTGAACACCAATACTCTCCTATAGAGGAGGAAACTAAAAATGTGGAAGTTGAAActaacagtaaagaaaaaatggACATAAAAATAGATTCTCCAGTTTCTGATGATCAAAATGACACAATTTTACTTGACAAGGCACCTGAGGGCACAGAAGTAGCCTGTaatttggaggaaatagagggcAGTACACATTGTGAAAGTAAGGAATTTGATACCATTAATGAGAAAACTGAACAAGAACCATTTGAAGATGAAAGTGTTTCAAATAAGAATGAACCAACTATTAATACTATAAATGTACCTGAAAAGTGTCTCATTCAGGAAGAAGAAAACACAGTAATTGAACCTTTTTCTCAAGATGACAATGAAATGGTCCCAATGGAATGTGATTCTCCTAACAGTGAAAATTGTGAATCGCAGACTGAAAAAGATGAGCAAGGAGACAGCCCGAAAACAGAGATAACACCAAATACCAATAAACAAGAGCAGATATCTGACAATAAATTGAAATCTCCTGATGAGATACCTGTAGCAGAACCAAAGGAGCCAGAGAAGAAAGAGGGAAGGCAAAGAAAATCTAGATTTCATTCACCATCTACAACCTGGTCACCAGATAAAGAGGGAAAGAAGGAGCGTAGGCAATCAAGGTCAAGATCAAGAGGCCGTGAATCTCCTCCTCCTAGGCGTAGATCACGATCACGAAGTAGGGAAAGGGATCGGGAAGGTGACAAGGATGTGCAGAGGGGAGACAGTTTTAGAAGGGATCgcagcagagagagagacagagacagagaaagaagagGTCGAAGACGCTCCCGCTCCAGAAGCAGATCTCGATCTAGAACATTTAGTAAAGTATCCTCATCAGACCGTACTGAGCATGGTGGTCATTCACCCCGAAGAAGAGACAAGTTTCAAAATAACAACTGGAGAAATTCAAGGGGAAATGAATGGCACCGGAGAAGTGACCAGGACAGGCATGATACATTTGTCAAAGATGTGACTGAAACAGATAGTGGAAGTTCTTCTGAAGTTTCTTATGACAGAAATAGAACTGAAAATCCTGACTGggtaaaagacagaataaaagcTGATAATGATGTTAGGAATAGGGATTCAAGCAGTGAAACTAGATGGGAAGAACCAAGAATGGATCATTCAGGTGACAACTGGAACAGAAATTTCAGTTCAGTATGGCGATCTGATCGTGGGCGTGGGCGTGGACGAGGTGGCTTTAGAGGAGGTTTTGGTCACAGAGATCAAACAGAAAATCGATGGCAAGCAAGAAATTCTTTCTCAGGGATGCAAAATAATTCAGGGAATGACTCTTACAATAGGTTTAATGAAAATCGAACCAATAGACGTAAAGGTGAACAAGAGTTTACAGCTGAGCCCCCAGTGGATCGTTCAGGTTGGTCCTCTGCCTCTAGCTGGGCAGTACGAAGAACTCTTCCAGCTGATGTACAAAATTACTATTCGAGAAGAGGAAGGAATTCAGGAGGTCCTCAGAGTGGATGGATGCGACAGGAAGAGGAAACTCCTGTTCAAG aaaaaacCTTCACAGAGCCTCCACCTAGCCAGCCGAATGAAAGTCAGCCACTACCACCAGTAAATGTGATTCATCCAGTGAATGTAATGCCACAACCTTTGAATCCTCCTCCAATGAGTGCCCCTCCACCTATGAATGCTCCTCCTCCTCCAATCAATGTTCCCCCTCCAATGAGTGGCCCTCCACCAATGAATGCTCCACCACCCGTAAATGCCCCTCCACCAATGAATGCCCCGCCTCCATCAGTGAACATGTTACCCTTTCCAATGAATGttcctccaccaccaccaccaccaggaaTGAACATGCAACCTAATCCATTCAACCTGCCCCATCAGTTACCAGTGCACCTACATTCTGCAGTACCTCTGATGCAGGTGCCCCCTCCTGTAACTCAAGGTCTGCCACCTCCTCCCCCCCCTCCACCACCTTCCCAACAGTCAAACACTGTTGCATCACAGTCAGAAGGAAAACAGACCCAG gtggtgacCAGTGCCCCAGGTAACAAGTTTAGTGCTCCTGTGATCCCCAATCCACCTAAAGCTCCAGCAAACACTCCAGGGAATGCAACACAAGGCGCATCAAATGTAGTTCTTCCATCATCAACTACCCAAACAGCTGGAAAACCCTTGGTGAACAAAGAAGTGGCAAAACCTGACGTAAATGTGGATAGCTGCAATAAAGAAAAG AGGTTACAAATACAGGAATTGGCGGTTAATGAAGTAAAATTAGCAATCAAACCTTACTATCAAAATAAAGATATTACTAAGGATGAATATAAAGAGATTGTCCGCAAGGCAGTAGATAAG gtttgCCATAGCAAGAGTGGAGAAGTAAATACTGAAAAAGTTGCAAATCTGGTGAAAGCTTATGTTGATAAATACAAACATACACGCAAAATCAAGACTGAGGAACCTGGAAAAATCTGA